From Leishmania braziliensis MHOM/BR/75/M2904 complete genome, chromosome 35:
cggaggtgaTGGGTGTTAGGAGCGGCAACGTCCTCCTTGGTGCCGCACGCCTGACCGCCCCGTCATTCCTCGAGGTGGTGAAACGCGGGTCCCTCAGGCTAGTGGCAGACGAGCTGCAGGTCGAGAATGATCAAAGCGTCTGGCATGGGCAACTGGCACAGTACTATCTCTCTATTGTATACCGATGGCTGCGACctggcgcggcagcgaccACAGGGCCCACTAAGGTGCGTCGCGTGGacgatgcggctgctgctgaggcgtTTACTTGCCCTGacacgcaggcgctgcagcggcgcgccatgAAGGAGGTGATTTACCATATGACACGGAGCGGCGGCTTTTGGTCGAAGATGGATGTGACGATCTTGTCTATACCGTTCTTGGAGCAGGTGTACGTGTCCGGGCTGGGCTACGCATACTTGCGCGACCTTACGGCAGCATTTAACGAGCGCTACGAGCGCCACCTCTTCGGCAAGGATATCGAGGAGCCctcgtggcagcagcagcaacagcagtcCGCCATTGAAAGCGTCAGGACGGGGATCGGCGCGATGGCGGCAGGCGATGTACAAACGAGGAGTACGTCCGACTCGGCCGGGTCGAGTCGCTACGCCCTTCCGGCAGTGCTGAATCGCATGCGCGACTACGTCTGCTTTGCCCACCAGTACGGTCTGCTTCTGTCCTTGCACCCGACTCTTCTTGTGCAAGTCGCTTTGCAGATCCCGGCGAACCTCTTGAACGCTGTGCAACGCGATGCCGTCGGTTACCTCTACCGTCAACAGCAGGAGAACGGCGGATATGGACCGGACAGGGGATCCCTGTCACGCATTATTTTGACCCCCGTGACGTCTGCGGtagccacagcagcggggaAGCCGTCGACTCACTTGGGCCCAATTAGGTGTGCCGCCTTTCTGCCAAATCGTCGCTTCGTGGTGACGGCTAGCAGCGATCGCTCGCTGGCTTGGGTAAACCCGGAGAGCGGAACGGCGGCGTGGTACGCCCGGCAgccgacggcagcggtggagtCTCTCACGGTGTGCCGCACCAGCGCTTACGTCGCTTCCGTGTCGGAGGATCGCACAGTGTGGGTGCACGACGGCCTGCAGGGCACCCTCGTCTCGCAGTTCCGCGGTAGCAAGTGGTTCGATGCCCCCATCGCATCCCTCACCTTCTCGGCTAGGGGGCGCTATCTCTGGGTTGTGACAACCGACGCACGCGTGCGCTGCTTTGCCTGCGAGTCTGGCCGGCTGCGGTGGACGATGGGTTtgtcggagctgctgcaggaaaACGTCGGCGAATTATTGcccaaggaggagaagacgcaTCTGGTGGGTGCAGAAGCTACCgcgacagaggagaggatgCACCTCAACTCTGCTGAgtggcgccatcgccgccactACCTCCATGTGCTCGTCGacgccgaggacgacgaggtcTGCACGACGGTTGCGGCAACGGAGCTGCGACAGTGGCGTCTGCGTCCGTGGGATGAGCCGAGTCCCACGTCAGAAGAAGGTCACCAGCCAACAACCGCGGACACCGCCGCCATTGCGTGCGAAATGACAATGAGGTGCTCACTTAACAGGTCACAGGTGTGTGCCTCGAATGGCCCGTTGGGGTATAAGCTCATGGAGCTATGGGAATCAGCTACTGTGCGGTCACACTACATGTGTGTCCTGGCGGCACCACACAGCGAGccagaggtgcagctgctcacaCTGCAACAAAGCGATGGGACTGccctggtggtggtgcggtgcTTACTCGTCGTACCTTCGAGCAACCACCCAggcacgacggcagcggcacatgAAGTCTCCTTGATGCGCACGTCTCCTGATGGCCAATGGGTCGCCGTCGGCATGACGGGCGGTGCTGTCAACCTCTTCTGCATTAGCGCCGCGTATTgcgcgtggcagcagcagcagcagatacATGCAGCGGTTGTCTGCAGGCCGACGTGCGTCTACACAAGTCTGATGCCTACGCCAGGAATGTCgtcggcaccgctgcgctctCTTGCGTTTCACCGTGCAGGCCATATTTTGTTTGCACTGGGTCATAGCCTCGTCTGTTGGCGCCTGCCCGACGCCTCCGCAGTGACGCTGCAGACCGGAGCAGCGGAGTCCGTATACCACACCCCAGATGGCGAGTACTTGTGGACCCACACACCAACGTGCCTCGCGGTATTGCCGCCACCGACGCCAAGCAAGAGTGATGCGGAGCTGCCTCACAACATTGCCGAAGTAGCCGTCGGCGATGCCAGTGGCCGCGTGACGCTGCTCacgtggtggcggcagttCCTCTAAAGCGGTTAATCGGAAAAGTGCCTCGAAAAGGAGTGAAGAAACGCTGCTCTACTGGTCGGTCGCACGTCAGGTAGGAGAGTGTAGTGTTTAGCGGCTGTGGTAAGCAAatgttgtgcgtgtgcgtgtgtgccgtaTGTATGGGCGCATTTTCATGTATGACAAGGGTCCCCCCGATGCCAcacgtgtgtatgtgagTCGGTCGTCTTTGTTTTGCTTTGCCTTTGCTTCCTCTGCGCCGCTTTTCCATGGAAGCTCCTTTgcacttctctttccttctcacatcgcgtacgtgtgtggcCGTTCCGCCGTCTCGCCGCCGTTCCTCTCCACCTCGCCActttcaccccctcccctggcGGCGGACCAAGAATGGccggagagagggaaaaccTGAGTAAGCAAGTATGAGGGCAGGCGTGCGCGCACTCTCAGCGAGTTGTTCCCGTCAGTTATGCCGCACGGTCATCGAAGTCTTGACGATCCGATATGaattcccccctctttttgtcGCTAAAAGGCGACACGATGTACAGTGAAAACGgccgcctctttttttcgttggAATCTCTTTTgcattttttctttctgtggCGTGCACGCGACACACGTACCACCGCCACGTCTGTTCAAAATGAGTACGTGGGCGCTTGTGTATGTTCGGCGGTGAGGGTGGGCTGGTGTTTTGTTGTCGTTGTAGACCGGCGCACTTTAGCCGCTCCCccccctgtgtgtgtgtgctgcacgACTCAGTCGTGTGTACTTCGCACagttcttctttttttttttttcatttctCTGTTTTGTTTGGTTGGCCCTGTCGGCTGCAAAAAGTCACTTTTTTGTTTGGTTGCGTCGGTTCGCCACCGGGTACTCCTGAAGGCTCGCCGCAAcaccgaaaaaaaaggaagagaaggaatgTGGCCCAACGCTAtcccgaaaaaaaaaatgatgTAGCGCGCGTGTGgtttcacacacacacacacacaatcgTACTGCTCAGACCTTGTTgagcgcctcgctgcgcgACGACGCAGGACCCAGCGCGAAGCACCGAGTGCAACGGGAGAGAGGTGCCGCTCACTCCATGGAGTGGTACCTCACCTCAGCACTGGTTTGTTTTCGTTCTCTTGACCGCAACAGTGAGAGAGGCATCGCTGCCCAGGTGATCAGTGGAGTGGTCAATCGTTCTTTCCCCAGCTGTCGCTCCATTTCATTTTTCACATGCCCACATCCTCGTGCACACTCACTGTAACTCTCTTCCGCTTCGCCTCccgctttctccttttcctctttatCATTGACATTGCCCATTCTTGGAGAACACGTGCTCAACACTCCGTAACGACCCACGTAAGCGTACGGAATTATTCGAGGGTACTGCTTCTTGCGTTCTCTGTAAACCCAAAGACATCCGCATACctacggcagcggcagcaatcGCACAAGTCCGTCCAAGAAGCGGAGACAAAGAGACGAAGCGAACGCATTGTTCCCTAAAGCGTGGCTGATACGCAAAGAACGTGGCTTGTTTACAACTTGCGTTTTTCTGTCTGCGTATGCGCATTGCGTAcattttccttttttttgccttGATGCTatttcctttctcttccttccccgcCTTGGTTCTCTTTCCATTCAATGCAAAGAGGGACTTGTGTGCACATATGTGAttttgtgtgctttgccATCAAGTTCGTTTCAGCTGCTTCTTATTTTTCGCTTAAAAACTTTCCTTCCTCCGTTTTACACTGCTTCCTCTGCATTgacgtcttctctcttcctcttttttttggtgtGCCAAGGGCACGAGCTCAAACGGTGGTTACCCCCCTCGTGTGTCCTTCTTTGACttcgtgcctgtgtgcgtgggtgcatCGCCGTGCGATCGCTCCTCCAGTAGCGAGGAGCAGGACGAGGCAGAAGAGTGTGTGAGGACAGTTGTGTCGACGCCCTTTTGGACCCCTCGTTGGCCAGCTCGTACCTGTGTTGTCCTCCCCCATCTCCCCTGTACTTCTAGCTAGTGTGTGACCCGTCTTGCCTTTGCTCGTTGTGTAAAAGCacgggaaggaggagaagtgaAAAGAGAGGCTCTTCATCTGCTGAAATCTTCGCGGTGTTGATTGACGGTGATCCCtgcaaaggaaaaacacaAACCCCAGAGACACAAATATATGAGTATTCAACCAAACAGGCAACGAGGTACCATGTCGTACGATCCTCAACAGCGTTTTTCTCATGACTCAAGAGGACGGCCGTCCTCCGGCTTCACTGCCGCTGACAGGAAGCTACGCTCGCAATCTCAGAAGTTGTCCCATTCTCCGCAGACGAGCCTCATCTCTAACACACCCAGCAACCCTGCATTACATAGTCCACGGCAACAGAGCGTCGTTGTAACGGAGCAAACGAGTCTCCTGCACTCCAGGACATCCATTGTGTCCTCGTCTGCGCAGGACGCGTCCGTGCGAAAACATGGCAGCGGTGCTACAGGTGGCACTGCAGCGGAGCCCAGTGCTTTGGTTTTGAGGACGCACCGCGTTAAAGGGGTGTCCGCAAGAAAGACGGACGGTAGCCTCACGCCCAGCGCAAAGTCTCAGTACAGCTTCGGCTGCGACTCTCCGAGGGCTTCTCCCCGTGATGTGGACGTGCCCACCATTCTCTCATCGCACAGAACACCAACAGCAAGCATCAAGGGCCACGAGCTGTCGAGTGTCGTCAGCACCGACTCGCCGTCTGTGGCGCGGAGAGGCAATCAACAAGCCGATGTTATTGGGCGCACGGATAGTGGATCGACTAAGGGAGCACTGATAGGGGCCTCGACGACTGGTTCTCGTGACGCACCGTCAGTTATGGCGAACGAGTGGCCCAGTGTGCTCAACACGTCTGTTCATCGGTCTCTGCGTAGGTCCATGCTAGGGGCTGAGAAGGGCTCTACCAGACTCGgctccgcagctgcagtagCGTTATCCAGTAGCCAAGCCGGCAGTGCTGGAATCGAAAATATTGCCACTACACGGGgcagcgacggaggcggtggtagcTCCCTTCGCACATACCCATCGAACACTGCAACAAAGAACACGGCGATGCCACcttcagctgcgcatctTAGCAACGCTCCTAACGGCAAATACTCCTCTAGCACTTCCGCCGAACTGCCGGTTTCCTCTCCAGGCCTCTCACAGCAGCcgagcgccacctccaggacCACAGTGGTGGGCAGCTCTACTGACTCACCCAATATGATCGCCTCGCCTCGACCATCTCCTCATTCCCAGACCACACGTACAGGATTTGCCGCCGATGCACCCCCCGCTGTAAGTGCGGCACAGGGCGCGCAAGGGGTGAGTGGTAGAGATACAGCAAAATCGCTGTTGGTGACGCCGTCGTCGAGTCTTTCCAATACGTTAGCACAACCACATCaactcctccctctttcggacccctccccttccccggGGTCACAGACGGCAACGACGACCAGGGCCACGAAGAATAAGGCGGAGAATGCCGAGACTTCATCTGAcgccgcctcttcttcttgcgcaTCGCGCCCCAAGCCACGCCCGCTGTCACTGCAACAGTTGAAGCCTTCAGTGATGACTGatgcatcgtcgtcgtcggcgctAAAGAGTTGCGATGGGCCTGCCAGTACGGAGGAAgtgctgtctctctccgtcAACCAACGGCACTCCGCGCCGATTCCGCTGCGCAATTTTGGTGCAACGTGCTATCTGAACTCAATCGTGCAGTGCCTGCTGTGTACGCCTGGCCTCCTGCGCGCGTTGATCAATGACCGTGAACGCATCGTGCACGAGTGGGAGGTGGAGCATCTCTCCCCGACGAAGCGAGCATCGAGCAAGGCCCAtcggcgcagctgtgctgAGCGAAACGTCCCGGCGACCTCTTCGCTAGTTGATTTGTACACCGCCCACCCTGCGCCCCCCATCCCGGCATCGAAGCTGCTTCTCAACCTGAAGGAATCTTGTGCGAGTTCCAACGATGAGTTTTCGTCTAATGGACAGAAGGATGCGCATGAGTTCCTCCTTACATTGTTGGGGGTGATCCACAAGGAGGTGTGCCACAGCAAGCCCGACGTCTGCGAAGTATTcagggaggtggaggatgAGACGAAGTGGGAGGCCTATGCGCGATTGGTGCGCcgactgcagcaggagaacaACTCCACCATATACAGGTTTTTCGGCGGCATCACCGGCTGCACCATACAATGTGCCAAGTGCCATCTCGTCTCTTACCGCTTTGAGGCGCAGCTGGTCATCTCCTTGCCCTTGACTTACCGTCTTCCTACCCTAGGCAGCAAAATAATTATGAAGTGCACCAGTGGGAGGCGCGACGGCAAAACACAGGCGGAAGGCTCCATTGCAGTTGACGAGATGCTGCGAGAGATGTTTTTTAGCGAGCGTGGCGAGCTCCTGAATGGCCCGATGCAGGTGACATGCGACCGCTGCAAGAAGTTACGTGACAAAACAATCTGGTATTCAATGGAGCAGTGGCCGCCAATCCTGGTGCTACATCTGAAGCGCTTCAACAACGCTGGTGTCAAGAATGAATCGGCGGTGGTGTTCCCCTACACGTTTTGCTCCATTGAAAACCTCGAGTATCAGTTGTACA
This genomic window contains:
- a CDS encoding putative ubiquitin hydrolase, with product MSYDPQQRFSHDSRGRPSSGFTAADRKLRSQSQKLSHSPQTSLISNTPSNPALHSPRQQSVVVTEQTSLLHSRTSIVSSSAQDASVRKHGSGATGGTAAEPSALVLRTHRVKGVSARKTDGSLTPSAKSQYSFGCDSPRASPRDVDVPTILSSHRTPTASIKGHELSSVVSTDSPSVARRGNQQADVIGRTDSGSTKGALIGASTTGSRDAPSVMANEWPSVLNTSVHRSLRRSMLGAEKGSTRLGSAAAVALSSSQAGSAGIENIATTRGSDGGGGSSLRTYPSNTATKNTAMPPSAAHLSNAPNGKYSSSTSAELPVSSPGLSQQPSATSRTTVVGSSTDSPNMIASPRPSPHSQTTRTGFAADAPPAVSAAQGAQGVSGRDTAKSLLVTPSSSLSNTLAQPHQLLPLSDPSPSPGSQTATTTRATKNKAENAETSSDAASSSCASRPKPRPLSLQQLKPSVMTDASSSSALKSCDGPASTEEVLSLSVNQRHSAPIPLRNFGATCYLNSIVQCLLCTPGLLRALINDRERIVHEWEVEHLSPTKRASSKAHRRSCAERNVPATSSLVDLYTAHPAPPIPASKLLLNLKESCASSNDEFSSNGQKDAHEFLLTLLGVIHKEVCHSKPDVCEVFREVEDETKWEAYARLVRRLQQENNSTIYRFFGGITGCTIQCAKCHLVSYRFEAQLVISLPLTYRLPTLGSKIIMKCTSGRRDGKTQAEGSIAVDEMLREMFFSERGELLNGPMQVTCDRCKKLRDKTIWYSMEQWPPILVLHLKRFNNAGVKNESAVVFPYTFCSIENLEYQLYSVCCHRGSASFGHYTSYAYVQEEDEAAETDKNAATAATVVSDLFQFPLASMNSERLFSPRERQPTGCVGGFVTSDSISKENGTDSKGASETHRRNGNRKVNGKDEPLPEETESKTGKWYLCNDNHITEVTAPDVLSMTKEAYILFYRRVDGRHATVS